AATGCTCAAGCGGCGAGCCAGGTCATCCTGCTTGCACTTGTGCTCGGTGATGTAGCGTTTGAACGACATCGCCTTTTCGATCGGGTTCAAGTCCTTGCGTTGCAAGTTCTCGATGATCGCCAGCTCCGCGACCAATCGATCGTCGGCCTCGCGAACTTCCGCACGGATCTTGGTTAGACCTGCGTGGATGGTTGCTCGCAGGCGACGTTCGCCACTGATGAGTTGATACTTGCCGTCAACAATGCGAACCAGGATTGGTTGCAGTTGTTGGTGGCTCTTGATGCTTTCAGCTAGCGAAGCGATTTCGTCGACGTTGAATTCGCGGCGAGGTTGGAACGGATTGTTCTCGACCTCGCTGACGTTCAGTTCGATCGACTCGATGCCGTGCGATGCACTAGCGTCACCGTCGACGTGGTCCGAACCGCGTGGTGCGTCGTCGTCCATCGAATCACCAAGAAGAGCGGCAAGTCCTTTGCCAAGTCTTCGGTCTTTATTGGTCGTTGCACTAGTCACGTTGGAGCACCTCCATGCACAGCTGAGTATAGGCGAACGCGCCACGCGATCGCGGGGCGTATTGAAACACGGTTTTGCCATGGCTGGGGGCTTCGCAAAGCGAAACGTCCCTGGGCACGACATTATCAAAAACGATGTCTCCGAAGAAATCCCGAACTTCTTCATCAACTTCGTGAGTGAGTTCTAAATGCGGATCGTACATTGTCAGTAGGATGCCGCCGAAGGTCAGTCGTCCGTCAGTCGCGACGATGACCTTTTTGATGGTTTGAATTAATTGTGTCAGGCCTTCCATGGCGAAGTACTCGCACTGGATCGGCATCAGAACTTCGGTCGACGCGGTTAGTGCTGTCTGTGTCAACGCACCAACACTGGGCGGACAGTCAATCAGCACGAAGTCGTAGTCTTCGATGACAGCGTCGAAGTGGCGGCGGACCAGGCGGGTGTGGGCACTGTCGCTATGAGCCAGCTTGTCGACGTCGTGGAAGGTTCGGCTGCCAGGCACGACCGACAGGTTGTCTTGGCGAGAATCGACGATGTGGCCGACCAGATCATCTTCGCTGACAAGGGCGTGCCCGTCGGTGGGTGAGATGCCTAGGGACGTAGTCGCATTGCACTGGGGGTCCATGTCGACCAACAGCGTCCGCTGGCCGGCTAGAGCCAGCGCGGCAGAAAGATTGACGGCAGTGGTTGTTTTGCCCACGCCTCCTTTCTGATTGACCACGCAAAGTATCCTTCCCACCGGGGATGTTCTCGTCTTTGAGAATCTGACATTCAACGAAACCGAATCTGGCTCGCTCGATGGGCGGAAAGTAGGGCATATGTTCCGCATGAAACAAGACTGGTTTCACAAGAAACTACTCTTGACGTGGGAGGTAGATTCTGTGGTCGGCGTTTGGCGGTGAACCGGCATGGCCCTGCGACTCCGTTCGCAGGGTATAGGCTGCACTCATATACTGCTTTGCAGTTTCTATCCCGCGAACGGAGTCGCGAGTCCACTGGGGCTTGCCCGATTTTGATTTAGGCTAGATCAGGGAGGTAGAGGCGGTCCTGGCCTTGATACAGGTCAGCCTTTTCGGGGTTGCTTGCGATGTAGCGGCGGAACCTTTGGAAGTGGGCGTCATCTCGCGCCAGATGGTCGAGGCTCTCTGACTGAAAGACGTGCCCTGTCCGGCTAAGCGACTGGTTGATCCGGAGTGCTTGGTAATGCTTCCATAAGAAGCACTGTTCGAGTTGTATTCGCTGGCGATCTTGGGCCGCAGACTGCGAAGCTGGTCGCCCCAGTAAGGCTGACTCGGACCAATCCCACGAGCGAGGAGTCAGTGGTACCGCTGGGCCATGATTCGATTGCAGGCCGCCAGCGGATTCGAATCGGACAGCCGGTCGGTGATGAAGTCCGTCGCACCCGGTTGCTGCCAATGCGGAAGGTCGCCAAAGGTCACCTGGAATTCGGCGTCGGGATCAAAGAACTGGAAGTCCGAAATCCGCAACATTTCCGGTCACCCCTGTGGCCCTGCGACTCCGCTCGCAGGGTGTACGAGTTTGCAAACTGCTTTGCAGCTTACATCCCGCGAGCGGAATCGCGGGTCCAACTGGTTTGCCCGATTACCCGTTAGGATAGTGGGTTGAAGGTCAGGCCGCTTAGCAGCTTGGGATAGAAGTAGGTGCTCTTGGCGGGCATTCGCTCTTTGTGCAGGCTGATCCTTTCGACGTGCTCGAGCTGAGCCGGCATCACCAGAGCCGCCAGCGTGTACGGCTCGTCCGAATCGCTTTCGGCCTGACTGCCCTGCCCTTCGATCCCGTCAACCACTTCGGTGACTTCGTGAACGTAGGTTGGTTTGGGGTGGCCTTTGGCGGACAGCAGATCATCGATGACCAAGCGGTGCAGCAAACTGACACCCAGCCCACGCCAATCGGCACTTTGATCGGCGGCGATCTGGGCCATCTTGCCAGCCGATTTATCGGTCGCCCGGCACAGCAACCAGGTCTCGTCGCCGGTGGCGTACAAGCCGATCAGCCCCTGCTCGGCCGCCTGCTGCATCATGCCCCAGACTTCGGCCGCGGCGCGAGCGCCACCGGCCACCACATCGCAGTCAAAGTACTCGCCCAATGCCGTCGTGATTTCAG
The DNA window shown above is from Rubripirellula reticaptiva and carries:
- a CDS encoding ParB/RepB/Spo0J family partition protein, giving the protein MTSATTNKDRRLGKGLAALLGDSMDDDAPRGSDHVDGDASASHGIESIELNVSEVENNPFQPRREFNVDEIASLAESIKSHQQLQPILVRIVDGKYQLISGERRLRATIHAGLTKIRAEVREADDRLVAELAIIENLQRKDLNPIEKAMSFKRYITEHKCKQDDLARRLSIDRSTIANLMRLLELPQQILDWLTAGEVSAGHARALLPIGDEEVQVNIARKIMDERWSVRATETHVAELLKNEEDEDTGKVIVNASRQKRRPVSPQIEAMQQEMRMIFGTKIEIKSSARSRGKITIHFTDAEEFERLKDILCVAAKPNLRIAG
- a CDS encoding ParA family protein, yielding MGRILCVVNQKGGVGKTTTAVNLSAALALAGQRTLLVDMDPQCNATTSLGISPTDGHALVSEDDLVGHIVDSRQDNLSVVPGSRTFHDVDKLAHSDSAHTRLVRRHFDAVIEDYDFVLIDCPPSVGALTQTALTASTEVLMPIQCEYFAMEGLTQLIQTIKKVIVATDGRLTFGGILLTMYDPHLELTHEVDEEVRDFFGDIVFDNVVPRDVSLCEAPSHGKTVFQYAPRSRGAFAYTQLCMEVLQRD